From the genome of Roseiconus lacunae, one region includes:
- a CDS encoding AMP-binding protein, with the protein MGWYIFGVVIAVAFLMTGFALVSPRMFVRALIRPLVTVLYRKRVVGLENLPREGGYLIVSNHVSWIDGVVLLWMLPRNVRFVVDGGNFGTSFAKWLAAAFDTILMLANPKSIARALKTAREGLKAGDVIGIFPEGTLTRTGQIQGFKAGFRKILQNNDAPIVPIYLEGMWGSIFSFSGGKFFLKWPDKFRRRLTVYIGKPLPNDTSTEKVRSQVCQLAARSQVENREEFTLVTKQLIKAWRRRGSGLQIADSMGIELKGREALTRALALRRMLAREVLSKNETNVGILLPPSAGGVLVNVALAMDRRVAVNLNYTVSGEVIDHCVNDVGIKHVLTSERFLSKTGLKITSNVVTLESVREKVSTADKIIAFIQANLIPAKWLFRILGLNKVKIDDLMTIIFTSGSTGMPKGVMLTQGNISHNVDAIDKAIRLTEDDVVLGILPFFHSFGYSVTLWGAQVLGPCGVYHFNPLDAKQVGKLSEKYGATVILGTPTFVRGYIRRIAPEQFAKLDICVVGAEKMPAELFDAFEEKFGVRPVEGYGTTELSPLVSVNVPPSRSPSVHQPDRIEGSVGRPLPGVCAKVVSQETGEELATDEDGMLLIAGPNVMSGYANKPELTAEVIRDGFYVTGDVAHIDGQGFIHITGRLSRFSKIGGEMVPHVKVEEEICNVLGRIGGQCQDGESEEGAVNVCVTAVPDAKKGERLIVLHRPMDADVEDVIRGLKEAGLPNLFIPSRDAFYEVEAIPLLGTGKLDLKGSKDLALELTA; encoded by the coding sequence ATGGGTTGGTACATCTTTGGAGTCGTCATTGCCGTCGCGTTTTTAATGACTGGCTTTGCCCTGGTTTCGCCCCGCATGTTTGTTCGGGCACTGATCCGACCGTTGGTGACGGTGCTTTATCGTAAACGTGTTGTGGGGCTGGAGAATCTGCCACGCGAAGGCGGTTACTTGATCGTCAGTAATCACGTTTCGTGGATCGACGGCGTCGTCTTGCTATGGATGCTTCCACGGAACGTTCGGTTCGTTGTCGATGGAGGTAATTTTGGGACATCGTTTGCTAAATGGCTGGCCGCCGCGTTCGATACCATTCTGATGCTGGCCAATCCAAAGTCCATCGCACGGGCATTGAAGACTGCCCGCGAGGGACTAAAGGCCGGCGATGTGATTGGGATTTTTCCTGAGGGAACGTTGACACGAACCGGACAGATTCAGGGGTTCAAGGCGGGGTTTCGAAAGATATTGCAAAACAATGACGCCCCGATCGTTCCAATCTACCTGGAAGGCATGTGGGGCAGTATTTTCAGCTTCTCTGGCGGCAAGTTCTTTCTAAAATGGCCTGATAAGTTTCGCCGCCGCCTGACCGTCTATATCGGCAAACCGCTGCCCAATGATACATCAACCGAGAAGGTCCGTTCGCAGGTTTGTCAGTTGGCCGCGCGATCACAGGTCGAAAACCGGGAAGAGTTTACCCTCGTCACCAAGCAATTGATCAAGGCATGGCGTCGTCGCGGAAGTGGATTGCAGATCGCGGATTCAATGGGGATCGAATTGAAAGGGCGTGAAGCCCTGACCCGTGCCTTGGCACTGCGTCGCATGCTCGCCCGCGAAGTGCTTTCAAAAAACGAGACCAACGTTGGGATTCTGTTGCCGCCGAGTGCGGGCGGTGTCCTGGTCAATGTCGCCTTAGCGATGGATCGTCGGGTCGCGGTGAATTTGAATTACACCGTTTCAGGTGAAGTCATCGACCACTGCGTCAACGACGTCGGAATCAAGCATGTCCTGACTAGCGAGCGGTTCCTAAGCAAAACTGGTCTAAAGATTACTTCGAATGTCGTCACGCTTGAGTCGGTTCGTGAAAAGGTTTCGACCGCGGATAAGATCATCGCTTTCATTCAAGCGAATCTAATTCCTGCGAAATGGCTGTTTCGCATCCTGGGATTGAACAAGGTGAAGATCGATGATTTGATGACCATCATCTTTACCAGCGGATCGACCGGGATGCCGAAAGGGGTAATGTTGACTCAAGGAAACATCAGCCACAATGTCGACGCGATCGACAAGGCGATTCGATTGACCGAAGATGACGTTGTCCTCGGAATCTTGCCGTTCTTCCATTCGTTCGGATATAGCGTGACCCTTTGGGGCGCTCAAGTTCTTGGGCCGTGCGGTGTCTATCACTTCAATCCGCTTGACGCCAAACAAGTCGGGAAATTATCGGAGAAATACGGTGCGACAGTGATCCTAGGTACGCCGACATTCGTCCGCGGCTACATCAGACGGATCGCACCTGAACAATTCGCCAAGCTTGATATCTGTGTGGTTGGTGCAGAAAAGATGCCGGCCGAATTGTTCGATGCCTTTGAAGAAAAATTCGGCGTTCGGCCTGTCGAAGGCTACGGTACGACCGAGCTCAGTCCGTTGGTCTCGGTCAACGTGCCCCCATCCCGTTCGCCATCGGTTCACCAGCCTGATCGGATCGAAGGGTCGGTCGGTCGACCACTTCCCGGGGTTTGCGCCAAGGTCGTCTCGCAGGAAACCGGAGAGGAATTGGCCACTGACGAGGATGGCATGTTGTTGATCGCCGGGCCCAACGTCATGTCCGGGTATGCCAACAAGCCAGAACTGACCGCGGAGGTGATTCGCGATGGATTCTACGTCACTGGCGATGTCGCTCACATCGACGGGCAGGGTTTTATCCACATCACGGGCCGGCTGAGCAGGTTCTCCAAAATTGGCGGCGAAATGGTTCCGCATGTCAAGGTTGAAGAAGAGATTTGCAATGTGCTCGGTCGCATCGGTGGTCAATGTCAAGACGGCGAATCAGAGGAGGGTGCCGTGAATGTCTGTGTCACTGCGGTACCAGACGCGAAAAAGGGCGAACGGTTGATCGTGCTGCACCGGCCAATGGACGCCGATGTGGAAGACGTCATTCGGGGATTGAAGGAAGCTGGGCTGCCGAACCTATTTATCCCTTCGCGAGATGCGTTCTATGAAGTCGAGGCGATTCCGCTCTTGGGAACTGGGAAGCTAGATCTGAAGGGCAGTAAAGACTTAGCGCTTGAGTTGACCGCTTGA
- the nusG gene encoding transcription termination/antitermination protein NusG, with translation MPILPKEPDRFPEDLLDSENASQSNWWLLYTKSRQEKQLMRQLRDLELGHYGPQIEQRKKSPAGRIRTSFVPLFSNYVFLCGTDEQRYQAVCTGCVQKVSEITDVEILLSDLKQVSELIAIGAPMSIEERILPGQQVRVKNGAFAGFEGVVIRRDQETRLLVAVQFMDQGVSVKLDDCQLEPLGRSAGDSAITQG, from the coding sequence GTGCCCATCCTTCCGAAAGAACCTGATCGGTTTCCCGAGGACTTGTTGGATTCCGAAAACGCGTCGCAATCAAACTGGTGGCTTCTCTACACGAAGAGTCGCCAGGAAAAGCAGTTGATGCGGCAATTGCGAGATCTGGAGCTCGGGCATTATGGGCCGCAGATTGAGCAGCGAAAAAAGTCACCGGCAGGACGGATTCGCACGAGTTTCGTTCCGTTATTTAGTAACTACGTGTTTCTTTGCGGAACCGACGAACAGCGTTATCAGGCTGTCTGTACCGGTTGCGTACAAAAAGTCAGTGAGATCACCGACGTAGAAATTCTGCTCTCCGATTTGAAGCAGGTGAGCGAGCTGATTGCCATCGGAGCACCGATGTCGATCGAAGAACGAATTCTTCCGGGTCAGCAAGTGCGCGTCAAAAACGGAGCCTTTGCCGGCTTCGAAGGTGTGGTCATCCGCCGCGATCAAGAAACACGATTGCTCGTCGCGGTGCAGTTTATGGATCAAGGTGTTAGCGTCAAACTTGATGACTGTCAGCTCGAACCTCTTGGTCGTTCCGCCGGCGATTCTGCGATCACGCAAGGGTAG
- a CDS encoding arylsulfatase, with product MLQFLVPVITRDEFPVCQKEQARLPIGAVVLLVFFLVQAMSGLTQQTEAASPPNIVFILADDLGYGELGCYGQEKIKTPNIDRLASQGVRFLDHYTGAPVCAPARCTLMTGQHLGHAEIRTNRDSGNGRVFPGQYPISDEIVTIAEVLQKAGYATGAFGKWGLGPSNTTGSPIKQGFDRFYGYNGQRNAHSYYPLFLDSNEREVRINKYPIPGHDTKPEGPVLAGDYRSANYAPDLILREAVKFLDQNKNKPFFLYLPFVEPHVAMQPPQEWIDRYPAEWDEENGPYRGENGYLPHPRPRAGYAAMISDLDEHVGTILGRLEKHGLVNNTLVVFTSDNGPTHGARNPKFHVGGAACTFFQSTGGLKGFKGSADEGGIRIPCIVRWPGYVHPGTTNDYPSYFPDWFPTLAEVAGAALPKDQILDGVSLVSLLEGQPKERSKPLIWNFNGYGGIVAVRDGKWKAIRKDLLRKKPKDWELYDLSADRAESTDLAKRHPEIVARLEQAFLQDRTVEPDFPMPIYDEQTGL from the coding sequence ATGCTTCAGTTTCTTGTACCGGTGATCACTCGTGATGAATTTCCAGTCTGTCAAAAAGAGCAGGCGAGACTACCGATTGGGGCGGTGGTGTTGTTGGTGTTTTTTTTAGTACAAGCGATGTCTGGGCTAACGCAGCAAACAGAAGCGGCGTCGCCTCCGAATATCGTCTTCATTTTGGCTGACGATCTGGGGTACGGAGAGCTGGGCTGCTATGGACAAGAGAAAATTAAGACGCCCAACATCGATCGGCTCGCATCGCAGGGCGTGCGATTCCTTGATCACTACACCGGGGCACCGGTGTGCGCACCAGCTCGCTGTACATTGATGACTGGTCAGCACTTGGGGCATGCGGAGATTCGAACGAACCGAGACTCAGGCAATGGGCGAGTGTTTCCTGGCCAGTATCCGATCTCTGATGAAATCGTCACCATCGCCGAAGTGCTTCAAAAAGCTGGCTACGCAACGGGGGCATTCGGCAAGTGGGGATTGGGACCATCAAACACCACCGGTTCACCCATTAAGCAAGGTTTTGACCGCTTCTACGGATACAATGGGCAACGTAACGCGCATAGTTACTACCCCTTGTTTTTGGATAGTAACGAACGCGAGGTAAGGATCAATAAGTATCCTATTCCGGGGCACGATACAAAACCGGAAGGGCCGGTATTGGCAGGTGATTATCGCTCCGCGAACTACGCGCCGGATTTGATCCTTCGAGAAGCGGTCAAGTTTCTCGATCAAAACAAGAACAAACCGTTCTTCCTGTACCTACCATTTGTTGAGCCTCATGTGGCGATGCAGCCACCGCAGGAATGGATCGATCGGTATCCTGCCGAGTGGGACGAGGAGAACGGACCGTACCGAGGCGAGAATGGTTATTTGCCACACCCGCGACCGAGAGCGGGATATGCGGCCATGATTTCAGACCTGGATGAACACGTGGGGACGATTCTGGGGCGTCTTGAAAAACATGGATTGGTTAACAACACCCTCGTGGTTTTTACATCGGACAACGGTCCAACTCACGGAGCACGCAACCCCAAGTTCCATGTCGGAGGCGCGGCATGCACGTTCTTTCAATCCACCGGTGGACTCAAAGGATTCAAAGGGAGTGCCGACGAAGGTGGGATTCGGATTCCTTGTATCGTTCGTTGGCCGGGGTACGTTCATCCGGGGACAACGAATGATTATCCCAGCTACTTTCCCGATTGGTTTCCGACTCTTGCCGAAGTCGCCGGTGCGGCACTTCCAAAGGATCAGATTCTCGATGGAGTGAGTTTGGTCAGCTTGTTAGAAGGGCAACCGAAGGAACGCTCTAAACCTCTGATCTGGAACTTTAACGGCTACGGTGGAATCGTGGCAGTTCGTGACGGTAAATGGAAGGCGATTCGCAAAGACCTGCTTCGAAAGAAACCCAAAGATTGGGAGCTATACGATTTGAGTGCTGACCGGGCGGAGTCAACCGATTTGGCGAAGCGGCATCCGGAAATCGTTGCGCGATTAGAGCAAGCATTTTTGCAAGATCGGACCGTTGAGCCAGATTTTCCAATGCCAATTTATGACGAGCAAACTGGACTTTGA
- a CDS encoding polysaccharide biosynthesis/export family protein has product MVWQKLQRFGAAVASATLLAGSLTGCSALTQPIDGIPASRVPQQFFAEPKNDLVPVDISLLTLEPPREYVIGPGDILGVYIEGVLPFNPPSAPPEPPPVNFPDAQSTLPPSIGYPIAVQEDGTLSLPLIEPLDVEGLTLDQIRDAIRDAYTDNDILRTDKARPIVTIIQERTVDVIVVREDGGGGNGLSRQSASSVFLRGGTDRSASGGLVKLKAYQNDILHALVETGGLPGLNAKNEVKILRASTRNREAREEFLAEFRKQRLAAMADPCACPPKLPEDPSILRIPLRLPPGDSPNLSPEDITLKEGDIVYIESRETEVFYTGGLLPGGEFPLPRDYDLDVLGAMAMVGNGVYGQSSQAQRSGGLGGLGGAIATIPPGRLFILRKTGCNGQIAIEVDLAKAINEPSSRPLIKAGDTLVLQYKPEEEILNFGLGTFFTYGIRELISN; this is encoded by the coding sequence ATGGTTTGGCAAAAACTACAACGCTTCGGCGCCGCCGTCGCATCTGCGACGTTGCTCGCCGGCTCCCTGACCGGCTGCTCGGCGCTGACGCAACCGATCGACGGGATTCCAGCCAGCCGGGTTCCACAGCAGTTCTTCGCCGAACCGAAAAACGATCTGGTTCCGGTCGACATTTCGTTGCTCACGCTCGAACCACCTCGTGAGTACGTGATCGGCCCCGGCGATATCCTTGGTGTGTATATTGAAGGCGTTCTGCCATTCAATCCGCCAAGCGCCCCGCCGGAACCACCGCCGGTCAACTTCCCCGACGCACAAAGCACGTTGCCGCCTTCGATCGGTTATCCGATCGCTGTTCAAGAAGACGGCACGCTTTCACTACCGTTGATTGAACCATTGGACGTCGAAGGGCTCACCTTGGACCAAATCCGCGATGCAATCCGCGATGCCTACACGGACAACGATATTCTGCGAACCGACAAGGCTCGGCCGATCGTCACCATCATCCAAGAACGCACCGTCGACGTGATCGTCGTTCGTGAGGATGGCGGAGGCGGAAACGGACTGTCGCGTCAGTCTGCAAGCTCCGTCTTCCTACGTGGCGGTACCGACCGCAGTGCGAGCGGTGGCTTGGTGAAACTAAAGGCCTATCAGAACGACATCCTGCATGCCTTGGTCGAAACCGGTGGACTGCCTGGCTTGAACGCTAAGAACGAAGTCAAGATTCTTCGAGCGAGCACTCGGAATCGCGAAGCACGCGAGGAATTTCTTGCCGAGTTCCGAAAGCAACGCTTGGCCGCGATGGCAGATCCCTGTGCTTGCCCGCCCAAGCTTCCGGAAGATCCGTCGATCTTGCGAATCCCTTTGCGTCTTCCGCCCGGAGACTCGCCAAACTTGTCACCAGAAGACATCACGCTTAAAGAAGGCGACATCGTTTATATCGAATCACGTGAGACTGAGGTGTTCTACACCGGTGGACTTCTTCCCGGTGGCGAGTTCCCACTGCCGCGTGACTATGACCTCGATGTCCTCGGAGCAATGGCGATGGTCGGCAACGGTGTTTATGGCCAGTCGTCTCAAGCACAGCGGTCGGGCGGCCTTGGTGGCCTCGGCGGTGCGATCGCTACGATCCCGCCAGGACGTCTTTTCATCCTTCGCAAAACTGGGTGCAATGGACAAATCGCGATCGAAGTTGACCTAGCCAAAGCGATCAACGAACCGAGTTCACGTCCGCTGATCAAAGCAGGCGACACACTGGTGCTGCAGTACAAGCCAGAAGAAGAGATCCTGAACTTTGGTCTTGGAACCTTCTTCACCTACGGTATTCGCGAGTTGATCTCGAATTAG
- a CDS encoding MraY family glycosyltransferase, giving the protein MTWLTLVSLICSITAALVFVPLVRSLARLVGMVDKPDAERKLHRKPIALGGGVAVLASLLAGFAATVLYDRHIGDFVLGYVTSDWYRLTFAAAAVMTVGLIDDVWLMRGRQKLLLQILIISALVGTGTIVTKVGLLGFEIYLGSLAFPVTVLWLLVCVNALNLIDGADGMATTVGCFISFGLALLSLAQGSVLGAAFAFCLTGSLIGFLVFNKPPASIFLGDAGSMTIGLIIGVLSVWSSVKGSTLLASAPIGILAIPLFDSTAAIARRWLTGRSIYATDRAHLHHVLDKKYGHSGMLMVVALLCAVTTSLAVASVYFDMPWLALLGIVLAGAFLVATRSFGHAECQLLMMKATHMTRSFFISPKQSLTEKNHRCVPLQGSGDWGVVWEPLVDFAQVHNLAKINIDLNLSWIHEGYHASWSAVRMPDRMNQVQMRWPIIIRTSEKSVGVNIGTLQVVAAADSPGIHERIADLAMRLSDLEPQVKMVINELERRHSGTTERADTAATPAPTFSSNADRRSDASTLLT; this is encoded by the coding sequence ATGACTTGGCTCACTCTGGTTTCCCTTATCTGTTCGATCACCGCGGCTCTGGTTTTTGTGCCGCTGGTGCGCTCGCTGGCTCGGCTCGTTGGAATGGTCGACAAGCCTGACGCCGAACGAAAACTTCACCGAAAACCGATCGCGTTAGGCGGGGGGGTGGCGGTTCTGGCTTCGCTACTCGCCGGTTTTGCCGCGACGGTCCTCTATGATCGCCACATTGGCGATTTTGTTCTTGGCTATGTGACCAGCGACTGGTACCGACTGACGTTCGCGGCCGCCGCCGTGATGACGGTCGGACTAATCGACGACGTCTGGTTAATGCGAGGCCGTCAAAAGCTTTTGCTGCAGATCTTGATTATCTCCGCTTTGGTCGGTACCGGGACGATCGTCACAAAAGTCGGGTTACTCGGTTTCGAAATCTACCTAGGCTCGCTGGCGTTCCCGGTCACCGTCTTGTGGTTGCTCGTCTGCGTCAATGCATTGAATCTGATTGATGGCGCCGACGGGATGGCGACAACAGTCGGCTGCTTCATCTCGTTTGGCTTGGCTTTGTTGTCACTCGCCCAAGGATCAGTGTTGGGCGCGGCATTCGCGTTTTGCTTAACGGGAAGTCTGATCGGGTTCCTCGTCTTTAATAAGCCGCCCGCATCGATCTTTCTCGGTGATGCCGGGAGCATGACGATTGGGTTAATCATCGGTGTATTATCAGTTTGGAGTAGTGTGAAAGGGTCAACACTGCTCGCGTCCGCTCCGATCGGAATTCTTGCGATTCCCTTGTTTGATTCGACTGCGGCGATCGCTCGGCGGTGGCTGACCGGGCGAAGCATCTACGCGACCGACCGGGCGCACCTTCACCACGTGCTCGACAAGAAGTACGGTCACAGCGGAATGTTGATGGTGGTCGCATTGCTATGTGCGGTCACGACCTCCCTGGCGGTTGCATCGGTGTACTTCGACATGCCGTGGCTCGCACTGCTGGGGATTGTCCTTGCGGGAGCCTTTCTGGTTGCCACACGATCATTCGGTCATGCCGAATGCCAATTGTTGATGATGAAAGCGACACACATGACGCGATCGTTTTTTATCTCGCCGAAACAGTCTTTGACCGAGAAGAATCATCGCTGCGTGCCATTGCAAGGCAGCGGAGACTGGGGCGTTGTCTGGGAGCCCTTGGTTGATTTCGCGCAAGTTCATAACCTCGCCAAGATCAACATCGATTTGAATTTGTCTTGGATTCACGAAGGTTATCATGCGAGCTGGTCAGCGGTGCGGATGCCCGATCGAATGAATCAGGTTCAAATGCGGTGGCCAATCATCATTCGGACCAGCGAGAAATCGGTTGGTGTCAACATTGGCACACTGCAGGTCGTCGCTGCTGCGGATTCACCGGGGATTCACGAGCGGATCGCGGACTTGGCGATGCGTCTTTCGGACTTAGAGCCACAAGTGAAGATGGTGATCAATGAACTAGAGAGACGTCACAGTGGCACGACCGAACGCGCCGATACTGCCGCAACGCCGGCACCCACGTTTTCGAGTAACGCCGATCGCCGTAGTGACGCTTCAACATTGCTGACCTAA